Proteins from one Nodosilinea sp. PGN35 genomic window:
- a CDS encoding FAD-dependent oxidoreductase: MTLTGRHTSYWIDSTLPSSYPALSQDVTVDVAVIGAGLAGVMTAKLLKQAGKTVALIEADRIGQGASGHTTAKVSALQQLIYADLIDQHGNEKARLYGESNQAAIARLAELVAAEGIDCNFERKANYTFATDSDGLQQIKDELEAAQSLGLPATFVEHVDLPLAVTGAIRLPDQAQFHPRKFMLAVAATLPGDGSHVFEQTRVDSVKDEGPGRVITQNGPTVIAQDVVVTTNLPILDIGLYFAKSYPQRSYLVGGYIEANRAPQDMYIGVGTGYRSLRTTPTDDGRLLLLVGGEGHKVGKDDATDERYQRLEDYMRGQFGVEPAYRWSSQDFKSFDQLPYIGKLTPAHQHTYVATGFSLWGMTKSVIAAMVLSDSILGRENPWADLYDATRPTPFVTTTSIQQNLDVGSHWVGDRFKGLFDSADGVAPGAGKLVTHKGSKVAAYRDDSGQLHTVSAVCPHLGCIVAWNQAEKSWDCPCHGSRFDTEGKILHGPTVKPLEQKTCD, encoded by the coding sequence ATGACTCTCACCGGAAGGCATACTTCTTACTGGATCGATTCGACCCTGCCCTCGAGCTACCCGGCCCTGAGTCAAGATGTAACCGTAGATGTAGCGGTGATCGGGGCGGGGCTGGCGGGGGTAATGACCGCTAAGCTGCTCAAGCAGGCGGGTAAAACCGTGGCCCTCATCGAGGCCGATCGCATTGGGCAAGGGGCCTCGGGCCACACCACTGCCAAGGTCTCTGCCCTGCAACAGCTGATCTACGCCGACCTGATCGACCAGCACGGCAACGAAAAAGCGCGGCTCTACGGCGAGTCTAACCAGGCTGCGATCGCCCGCCTGGCCGAGCTAGTGGCCGCCGAAGGCATTGACTGTAACTTTGAGCGCAAGGCCAACTACACCTTCGCTACCGATTCAGACGGCCTGCAACAAATCAAAGATGAGCTAGAAGCGGCCCAGAGTTTGGGGTTGCCCGCCACCTTTGTGGAACATGTAGACCTGCCCCTGGCGGTGACCGGGGCCATCAGGCTGCCCGATCAGGCTCAGTTTCACCCGCGCAAGTTCATGCTGGCTGTCGCCGCCACCCTGCCCGGCGACGGCAGCCACGTCTTCGAGCAAACCCGCGTAGACTCCGTTAAAGACGAAGGCCCCGGCCGAGTCATCACCCAAAACGGGCCAACGGTCATTGCCCAGGATGTAGTTGTCACCACCAACCTGCCCATTTTGGATATTGGGCTGTACTTTGCCAAAAGCTATCCCCAGCGGTCTTACCTGGTGGGGGGCTATATTGAGGCCAACCGTGCGCCCCAGGATATGTACATCGGCGTGGGCACAGGCTATCGCTCCCTTCGCACCACCCCCACCGACGATGGCCGCCTGCTTTTATTAGTGGGCGGCGAGGGCCACAAAGTCGGCAAAGACGACGCCACCGACGAGCGCTACCAGCGTCTAGAAGACTACATGCGCGGCCAGTTTGGGGTTGAACCGGCCTACCGCTGGTCGAGCCAAGACTTTAAATCCTTTGACCAGCTGCCCTACATCGGCAAACTCACCCCGGCCCACCAGCACACCTACGTCGCCACCGGGTTTAGCCTCTGGGGCATGACCAAATCGGTAATCGCGGCCATGGTGCTCTCAGACAGCATTTTGGGCCGTGAAAACCCCTGGGCAGACCTCTACGACGCCACTCGCCCCACCCCCTTCGTAACGACCACCTCGATTCAGCAGAACCTGGACGTGGGGTCGCACTGGGTGGGCGATCGCTTCAAGGGTCTGTTTGACTCTGCCGACGGCGTTGCCCCAGGCGCTGGCAAGCTCGTCACCCACAAGGGCAGCAAAGTCGCCGCCTACCGCGACGACAGCGGCCAGCTCCACACCGTTTCCGCCGTGTGCCCCCACCTGGGCTGCATCGTCGCCTGGAACCAGGCCGAGAAAAGCTGGGACTGCCCCTGCCACGGCTCGCGCTTTGACACCGAGGGCAAAATCCTCCACGGGCCTACGGTCAAGCCTTTGGAGCAAAAAACCTGCGATTAA
- a CDS encoding carotenoid oxygenase family protein produces MTTYPILNAPTLTTPEAGSTTAAYSVEDWSSGYRSQPDEHSYWITDIEGTIPPELEGTLFRNGPGLLEIHGHPVKHPFDGDGMISSIAIQGGQAYFRNRFVRTAAYLAEQQAQKPLFRGVFGTQKPGGPLANAFDLKLKNIANTHIVYWADKLLALWEAAEPHRLDPTTLETLGLDYLNGLIGPGGSFTAHPKLDPGHHGDERLVGFSLKTGLSSTISLYELDAEGRAISQHSHTLPGFAFIHDFALTPHYAIFFQNPVSFGPLPFLLGLKGAAECISYDPKQPTKLLIIPRNGDPMQVIETDPCFVFHHANAFEQDGEIVIDSVCYDRFPSLEGASDFRAVDFERVPAGELWRFTVDLAAGKTAVTKLITRCVEFPTLHPERVGRPYRHLYIGAAHAAEGNAPLQALLKLDTHTGETQVWSAAPRGFMGEPLFVPRPQGQGDDDGWVLVLMYNAERRCSDLVVLDGRDITAGPVARLKLPHHVPYGLHGSFVPHYFGPSDRPLDAQG; encoded by the coding sequence ATGACCACCTACCCCATCCTCAACGCCCCGACTCTGACTACCCCCGAGGCGGGCTCCACCACTGCCGCCTACTCCGTCGAAGACTGGAGCAGCGGCTACCGCTCCCAGCCCGACGAGCACAGCTACTGGATCACCGACATCGAAGGCACGATTCCGCCGGAGCTAGAGGGCACCCTGTTTCGCAACGGCCCCGGCCTGCTGGAGATTCACGGCCACCCGGTCAAACATCCCTTCGATGGCGACGGCATGATCAGCAGCATTGCTATCCAGGGGGGGCAGGCCTACTTTCGCAATCGCTTCGTGCGCACGGCGGCCTACCTGGCCGAGCAGCAGGCCCAGAAGCCGCTGTTTCGCGGCGTGTTTGGCACCCAAAAGCCTGGCGGCCCCCTGGCCAACGCCTTTGACCTCAAGCTTAAAAATATTGCCAACACCCACATTGTCTACTGGGCCGACAAGCTGCTGGCTCTCTGGGAGGCGGCTGAGCCCCATCGCCTCGATCCAACCACCCTGGAGACCCTGGGCCTCGACTATTTAAATGGACTGATTGGCCCCGGCGGCTCCTTCACGGCCCACCCCAAACTTGACCCTGGCCACCACGGCGACGAGCGGCTGGTGGGTTTCTCGCTTAAAACCGGGCTGTCGAGCACCATTTCTCTCTACGAACTCGACGCCGAAGGCCGCGCCATCAGCCAGCACAGCCACACCCTGCCTGGCTTTGCCTTCATCCACGACTTTGCCCTCACTCCCCACTACGCGATTTTCTTTCAAAACCCGGTGAGCTTTGGGCCACTGCCCTTTCTGCTGGGGCTGAAGGGGGCAGCAGAATGCATCAGCTACGACCCCAAGCAGCCCACTAAGCTGCTGATTATTCCCCGCAACGGCGACCCCATGCAGGTGATCGAGACCGACCCCTGCTTTGTGTTTCACCACGCCAATGCCTTTGAGCAAGACGGCGAGATTGTGATCGACTCTGTTTGTTACGACAGGTTTCCTTCCCTGGAGGGGGCCAGCGATTTTCGCGCGGTGGACTTTGAGCGGGTGCCCGCCGGGGAGCTGTGGCGCTTTACCGTCGATTTGGCCGCCGGGAAGACGGCGGTGACAAAGCTGATCACCCGCTGCGTGGAGTTTCCCACCCTGCATCCCGAGCGGGTCGGGCGGCCCTACCGACATCTATATATAGGGGCGGCCCACGCCGCCGAGGGCAATGCGCCCCTACAAGCGTTGCTCAAGCTCGACACCCACACGGGGGAGACCCAGGTGTGGAGCGCAGCCCCGCGCGGCTTCATGGGCGAGCCGCTGTTTGTGCCTCGACCCCAGGGCCAGGGGGACGACGATGGCTGGGTGCTGGTGTTGATGTACAACGCCGAGCGGCGCTGTTCTGACCTGGTGGTTTTAGACGGCAGAGATATTACCGCTGGCCCCGTGGCCCGGCTGAAGCTGCCCCACCATGTGCCCTACGGGCTCCACGGCAGCTTTGTACCCCACTACTTTGGCCCCAGCGATCGCCCCCTCGACGCCCAGGGCTAG